Proteins encoded by one window of Anaerosalibacter sp. Marseille-P3206:
- a CDS encoding DEAD/DEAH box helicase has translation MNNIDRIINSIKAVFNTSEENISSLTAMLNNIDANHIYYKFKSVSKENINIYSKDELLSKTNLLNALMAIVLENPNMEEIDSYERKRLLSDLYKTTASLYEQLFDQHNENVLENLSYLVMYAMLSYLADEQTISNIVIEEYNMNLLDYKDIISNMDIMSQLEFHTYYLIVLMVSNIKNYNGLISLDSHIKKTESLLEEAQKIELEKEEIDIKNGLKISAFGNIIYLSRLLREYLFNGKIENEDNQDIYSLIDIYSYNAFYLLGSEEIELKLIGYLLKYSYEQVAENSIWNIAEKSPKIRKFIEDNLSGGGSYIYSLLPSQRDVISEVLTPKKSIIVNMPTSAGKSLLAEMQILFSLHNYRVNNFKPTVCYIVPTNALIDQVKRDLKEDFKDFDFNIETTLPFYDVDEIEEEILSQKHIDILISTPEKLESLIRQGHPSILDTRLVIMDEAHNIGDSSRGSKFELVLAAVKQKIKEANFLLLSPFISNPEEIGEWLGDSKRNSSIISMEWTPTRQYIGCNLLKHNKTKSTLEFYKSARNQLGSENIEILLRSNPKDVKCQLNMDNVNNTVKLCVILNDFIDQDGNILVLCTGPGSTKNLAKQITSYFVSKNQLRDLSSNLEIKKALEIIRLETNDDNTLLECLRYGVCYHNSGLSSLVKETIEELIRKNYIKLVFATTTLAQGMNFPINTVIFDTIKFRGKNPRNLTNAEFWNIAGRAGRAYKDKEGYVIISYTNSQKETRENAKRYIKADLEEVISSLNVFFAGDAQISLDYNILKESENLPVLNLIQYINHILNIGYDYNVNPSDMAKIRTILNDSFLYHSLNKQEGYINAQRKLNSFVTKYVRHISEKKKEDLEKADQLGISDVSYSKVKKMVGAFIMDLKEQGDNEYKVSEIILQTKNLDKLTKIIEIIARIPEINIEMLGYGKLDSQSIASILLGWVNGQKIRDIAAVIRRENQSIEDVIELCNRYLNSQMKSYMPWGINIYQELSYDIETDNAKMLPSYIYYGVSSKEAVIVSKIGVPRFATDNVLQVLKKEHPEIEVDVKNIEILKKLIRNINPDKYKVENVSGKIIKEIVDSKVEG, from the coding sequence ATGAATAATATTGATAGAATTATAAATTCAATAAAAGCAGTATTTAATACAAGTGAAGAAAACATTTCTTCTCTTACTGCTATGCTTAATAATATTGATGCTAATCACATTTATTATAAATTTAAATCTGTATCAAAAGAAAATATAAATATATATTCAAAAGATGAATTGCTTTCAAAGACAAATCTTCTTAATGCATTAATGGCTATTGTTTTAGAAAATCCTAATATGGAAGAGATTGATAGTTATGAAAGAAAAAGATTGTTGTCTGATTTATATAAGACAACTGCATCTTTATATGAACAATTATTTGATCAACACAATGAAAATGTATTAGAAAATTTATCTTATCTTGTTATGTATGCGATGCTTTCTTATCTAGCTGATGAACAAACCATATCAAATATTGTTATAGAAGAATATAATATGAATCTATTAGATTATAAGGACATAATTTCCAATATGGATATTATGAGTCAATTAGAGTTTCACACTTACTACTTAATTGTTTTAATGGTAAGCAATATCAAAAATTATAATGGATTAATCAGTTTAGATTCACATATAAAAAAAACAGAGAGTTTATTAGAAGAAGCACAGAAAATCGAATTAGAAAAAGAGGAAATAGATATCAAAAATGGATTAAAGATAAGTGCGTTTGGGAATATAATTTATCTTAGCAGATTATTAAGAGAATATTTATTTAATGGGAAAATTGAAAATGAAGACAATCAAGATATTTATAGTCTAATTGATATCTATTCTTATAATGCGTTTTATTTACTTGGATCAGAAGAGATAGAACTAAAATTAATTGGTTATTTACTAAAGTATTCTTATGAGCAGGTGGCAGAGAACTCCATTTGGAATATTGCCGAAAAATCTCCAAAGATTCGTAAGTTCATTGAAGATAATTTATCGGGAGGTGGTAGCTATATTTATTCACTACTTCCGTCACAGAGAGATGTTATTTCTGAGGTGTTAACTCCAAAAAAGAGTATTATAGTGAATATGCCTACTAGTGCAGGAAAGTCTTTATTAGCAGAAATGCAAATATTATTTAGTTTGCATAATTATCGTGTAAACAATTTTAAACCGACTGTTTGTTATATAGTTCCAACAAATGCATTGATTGATCAGGTTAAGCGAGATTTAAAAGAGGATTTCAAAGATTTTGATTTTAATATTGAAACTACGTTGCCTTTTTATGATGTTGATGAAATAGAAGAAGAAATATTAAGTCAAAAACATATTGATATTTTAATTAGTACACCAGAAAAATTAGAGTCACTAATTCGTCAGGGACATCCATCTATTTTGGATACTCGGTTAGTGATTATGGATGAGGCACATAACATAGGAGATAGTTCTAGAGGATCAAAATTCGAGTTAGTTTTGGCGGCTGTTAAGCAAAAAATAAAGGAAGCTAATTTTTTATTGTTAAGTCCTTTTATTTCTAATCCAGAAGAAATAGGGGAGTGGTTAGGTGATTCTAAGAGGAATTCTTCGATAATATCAATGGAATGGACACCAACAAGGCAGTATATTGGATGTAATCTTTTAAAGCACAACAAAACCAAATCAACATTAGAATTTTATAAATCGGCTAGAAACCAATTGGGTTCTGAAAACATTGAAATATTATTAAGAAGTAATCCTAAAGATGTGAAATGTCAATTAAATATGGATAATGTGAATAATACAGTAAAATTATGTGTTATACTTAATGATTTTATTGATCAGGATGGAAATATTTTAGTATTATGTACAGGGCCTGGTTCTACAAAAAACTTAGCAAAGCAAATAACAAGTTATTTTGTGTCAAAGAATCAATTGAGGGATTTGAGTTCGAATCTGGAAATTAAGAAGGCATTAGAGATAATTAGATTAGAAACTAATGATGATAATACTTTGTTAGAGTGTTTAAGGTATGGAGTATGTTATCATAATTCTGGATTATCAAGTCTTGTTAAAGAAACAATTGAAGAATTAATAAGAAAAAATTATATTAAACTTGTATTTGCGACTACTACATTAGCACAAGGAATGAATTTTCCTATAAATACTGTAATATTTGATACAATTAAATTTAGAGGAAAGAATCCTCGTAATCTTACAAATGCAGAATTTTGGAATATAGCTGGAAGAGCAGGAAGAGCTTATAAAGATAAAGAAGGATATGTTATTATATCTTATACTAATTCACAAAAGGAAACACGAGAAAATGCTAAGAGGTATATTAAAGCGGATTTAGAGGAAGTTATTTCATCTCTTAATGTTTTTTTTGCTGGAGATGCTCAGATAAGTTTAGATTATAATATTCTTAAGGAGTCAGAAAATTTACCAGTATTAAATTTAATCCAATATATTAATCATATTTTAAATATAGGTTATGATTATAATGTTAATCCATCAGATATGGCAAAAATCAGGACAATTTTGAATGATTCATTTTTGTACCATAGTTTGAATAAGCAAGAAGGGTATATAAATGCACAGCGTAAATTAAATAGTTTTGTTACAAAATATGTAAGACATATTAGTGAAAAAAAGAAAGAAGATTTGGAGAAAGCGGATCAACTAGGGATTAGTGACGTAAGTTATTCAAAAGTTAAAAAAATGGTTGGTGCTTTTATAATGGATTTAAAAGAACAGGGGGATAATGAGTATAAAGTATCTGAGATAATTTTGCAGACGAAGAATCTTGATAAATTGACTAAAATTATTGAAATTATTGCTAGAATACCAGAAATTAATATCGAAATGCTTGGTTATGGAAAATTAGATTCACAAAGCATAGCTAGTATTTTGCTTGGTTGGGTAAATGGTCAAAAGATAAGAGATATTGCGGCTGTAATTAGAAGAGAAAATCAATCAATTGAAGATGTAATTGAACTATGTAATAGATATCTAAATAGTCAAATGAAATCATATATGCCATGGGGGATAAATATTTATCAAGAATTGAGTTATGATATTGAAACAGATAATGCAAAAATGTTGCCGTCTTATATCTATTATGGTGTATCTTCTAAAGAAGCTGTAATTGTATCAAAAATTGGTGTTCCACGTTTTGCTACTGATAATGTTTTACAGGTTTTAAAAAAAGAACATCCTGAAATTGAAGTAGATGTTAAAAATATTGAAATCTTAAAAAAGTTAATTCGTAATATAAATCCAGATAAATATAAGGTAGAAAATGTCTCGGGAAAAATTATAAAAGAGATTGTGGATAGTAAGGTTGAAGGATAG
- a CDS encoding restriction endonuclease — protein MGLFEYLYTDNYNNFEEWLDLIKNREIVYPRFRIPYQEWVDSYIRNITNIEEKEVKVILRLLLQPFTRTMDIVYYKTKINLLRNYGEILEDDHKKVYQDVLEAEQNKRIENGDEAWEGLTWVLQYLPYKPYKAIRALKSYLEAEVCLLPDDRILGIDQCIQIIEAKYIKNSNGLEKYILNLKPREFEWLIGSLYEDLGYSTELTPETKDGGKDIIASINRTDGSEKVYIECKLYKTTKLTKETVRAFGYSIVDDKINRGVLFCTGYVSENIKLMDPRIQIWILEEIIILLNAHMGSDWYKRLNILIQNQRRKYEISI, from the coding sequence ATGGGATTATTTGAATACTTGTATACTGATAATTATAATAATTTTGAAGAGTGGCTAGATCTAATCAAAAATAGAGAAATTGTTTATCCAAGGTTTAGAATTCCTTATCAAGAATGGGTGGATTCATATATAAGAAATATTACAAATATTGAGGAAAAAGAAGTTAAAGTTATTTTAAGACTATTATTACAGCCTTTTACTAGGACAATGGATATTGTTTATTATAAAACAAAAATTAATTTATTACGAAATTATGGGGAAATATTGGAGGATGATCATAAAAAGGTTTACCAAGACGTTTTAGAAGCTGAACAGAATAAAAGAATTGAAAATGGAGATGAAGCATGGGAAGGGCTAACTTGGGTATTGCAATATTTACCTTATAAACCCTACAAAGCTATAAGAGCGTTAAAATCATATTTAGAAGCAGAAGTATGTTTATTACCAGATGATAGGATACTTGGTATAGACCAATGCATACAAATTATAGAAGCAAAATATATTAAAAATAGTAATGGATTAGAAAAATATATTTTAAATTTAAAGCCAAGGGAATTTGAATGGCTAATAGGATCATTATATGAAGACTTGGGTTATAGTACTGAGTTAACTCCTGAAACTAAGGATGGTGGAAAAGATATTATAGCATCTATAAATCGGACAGATGGAAGTGAAAAGGTATATATTGAATGCAAGTTATATAAAACGACTAAGTTAACTAAGGAAACTGTAAGGGCATTTGGATATTCAATAGTGGATGATAAAATTAATAGAGGTGTTTTATTTTGTACTGGATATGTGAGCGAAAATATAAAGCTTATGGATCCAAGAATACAGATTTGGATATTAGAAGAAATTATCATACTTTTAAATGCTCATATGGGAAGTGATTGGTATAAAAGATTAAATATACTTATTCAAAATCAAAGAAGGAAATATGAAATTAGTATATAG
- a CDS encoding PIN domain-containing protein, which yields MGDKPLEDEKDIFVYNKIYSDIEGIFKNEFKELDNIKDDCLIVIDTNVLLLPYTIGKSTLEAIKNVYEILSSEKRLIIPGQVAREFAKNRPIKLCEIIKQLLDKKSKIPKLQNGKYPLLEEFEEYKKILDLEKQIDDLLIEYKKNLDTVVDNIKTWNWNDPVSLVYNEFFTKDCLMDTEFEEKDILNDLENRYRNDIPPGYKDASKKDKRIGDLLVWKTILRIGREREKDIIFVSGDVKADWWHQSNGQNIYPRYELIYEFKRYTGGKTLHIIEFSTLLNLFNASPETVKEVKNEEDKNKKDISVFINERKVIPEIICDKIQVSEKNNKRYDKIANALWRKEVLRKMIDWFYENYEDPANCVPYDSREGGYQYFLGGPYDPYEVLCEKFYLYDETLIEKAANLIYQYGCEWVKKGQY from the coding sequence ATGGGGGACAAACCTTTGGAAGATGAGAAAGATATATTTGTATATAATAAGATTTATTCAGACATAGAGGGAATTTTTAAAAATGAATTTAAGGAATTAGATAATATCAAAGATGATTGCTTAATTGTGATAGATACAAATGTATTGCTATTACCTTATACAATAGGAAAGTCAACTTTAGAAGCTATAAAAAATGTATATGAAATATTATCATCTGAAAAAAGACTAATAATTCCAGGGCAGGTAGCAAGGGAATTTGCAAAGAATAGACCTATTAAGTTATGTGAAATAATTAAACAACTCTTAGATAAAAAAAGCAAAATACCTAAATTGCAGAATGGGAAATATCCTTTACTCGAGGAGTTTGAAGAATATAAAAAGATACTAGATTTAGAAAAACAAATAGATGATCTATTAATAGAATATAAAAAAAATCTAGATACTGTAGTGGATAATATCAAAACTTGGAATTGGAATGATCCAGTGAGTTTAGTATATAATGAGTTTTTTACGAAAGATTGTTTAATGGATACTGAATTCGAAGAAAAAGATATTCTTAATGATTTAGAAAATCGTTATAGAAACGATATTCCCCCTGGGTATAAAGACGCATCTAAAAAAGATAAAAGAATTGGAGATTTGCTAGTTTGGAAAACTATTCTTAGAATAGGAAGGGAGAGGGAAAAGGATATTATTTTTGTTAGTGGCGATGTAAAAGCAGATTGGTGGCATCAAAGTAATGGACAAAATATTTATCCAAGATATGAACTTATTTATGAATTTAAACGATATACGGGAGGTAAGACCTTACACATAATTGAATTTTCAACTTTACTTAATCTTTTTAATGCATCACCAGAAACAGTAAAAGAAGTGAAAAATGAAGAAGATAAAAATAAAAAAGATATAAGTGTTTTTATTAATGAAAGAAAAGTTATACCAGAAATTATTTGTGATAAGATTCAGGTTTCTGAAAAAAACAATAAAAGGTATGATAAAATAGCTAATGCATTATGGAGGAAAGAAGTATTAAGGAAAATGATTGATTGGTTTTATGAAAATTATGAAGATCCAGCCAATTGCGTACCATATGATTCAAGAGAGGGAGGTTATCAATATTTCCTTGGAGGACCTTATGATCCATATGAAGTTTTATGTGAAAAATTCTATCTATATGATGAAACATTAATTGAGAAAGCAGCAAATTTAATTTATCAATATGGCTGTGAATGGGTTAAAAAAGGTCAATACTAA
- a CDS encoding uracil phosphoribosyltransferase translates to MHRIDNRFVKMLQTKIRAEESTNNDIKDSLYKVGEYVGEEIIGQEFVKTKIITTPLNIEYEGLVMMNPRVVIISTRDDYNNFAEGISSSIENSLRGYMDFGGLRGKEALSSPVRAMELPEVKEYEIVDTVIVAKSVLATGCTAVHLLKKSIEKYNPKNVIVASIFYSNQGIKDLKMEVRNCKIYVCGESDSLNKDGMLVPGVGNLDERLKTNIN, encoded by the coding sequence ATGCATAGAATAGATAATCGATTTGTAAAGATGCTTCAGACTAAAATTCGTGCTGAAGAATCTACTAATAATGATATAAAAGATTCTCTTTATAAGGTGGGAGAGTATGTAGGAGAAGAAATAATAGGACAAGAATTTGTTAAAACAAAAATAATAACTACTCCACTTAATATAGAATACGAAGGATTAGTAATGATGAATCCAAGAGTGGTAATTATAAGTACTAGAGATGATTATAATAATTTTGCAGAAGGTATTTCAAGCAGTATAGAAAATAGTTTAAGAGGGTATATGGATTTTGGAGGGCTTAGAGGGAAGGAAGCATTAAGTAGTCCAGTTAGGGCAATGGAATTGCCTGAAGTAAAGGAGTATGAAATAGTAGATACGGTTATAGTTGCAAAGTCAGTATTGGCAACTGGATGCACAGCTGTTCATTTATTAAAAAAGTCTATTGAAAAGTATAATCCTAAAAATGTTATTGTAGCTTCAATATTTTATTCAAATCAAGGTATTAAAGATTTAAAGATGGAGGTGCGTAATTGTAAAATTTATGTATGTGGGGAATCTGACTCTTTAAATAAAGATGGTATGCTTGTACCTGGGGTAGGTAATTTAGATGAGAGACTTAAAACTAATATAAATTAA
- a CDS encoding DUF4062 domain-containing protein, producing MGKIKVMLSSTVQDLEEERKAVKSVFDNIEFIELIGVDPVNDSSYGISSRMKTAKMARDCDLYLLILGKEFGLELPSGKSATEIEFDEAMRDDPTKILVFKENYESSGMIDQRQKDFIDKVCNYYSGYWRSTFQNIDELRQLVLNSFVNWIKERADIGENLNYLDHFVRIAKQMKPEPNATVCYKLAKDFVELEYGFFGKTCIMHFDREKVYKDFWGCISELQEQFEIWIG from the coding sequence ATGGGAAAAATAAAAGTAATGCTTAGCTCAACTGTTCAAGATCTAGAAGAGGAGAGAAAAGCAGTAAAGAGTGTGTTTGATAATATTGAATTTATTGAACTCATAGGTGTAGATCCAGTTAATGATTCTTCATATGGGATAAGTTCAAGAATGAAAACTGCAAAGATGGCAAGAGATTGTGATTTGTATTTACTTATACTTGGGAAAGAATTTGGACTTGAATTACCGAGTGGAAAATCAGCGACAGAGATTGAATTTGATGAAGCAATGAGAGACGACCCTACAAAAATATTAGTTTTCAAAGAAAACTATGAGTCTTCAGGGATGATAGATCAAAGGCAAAAAGATTTTATTGATAAGGTATGTAACTATTATAGTGGGTATTGGAGATCTACATTTCAGAATATTGATGAATTAAGACAATTAGTACTAAATTCTTTTGTTAATTGGATAAAAGAAAGAGCAGATATTGGTGAAAACTTAAATTATCTTGATCACTTTGTTAGAATTGCAAAACAAATGAAGCCAGAACCTAATGCTACTGTATGTTATAAATTAGCAAAGGATTTTGTGGAATTGGAGTATGGGTTTTTTGGGAAAACATGCATTATGCATTTTGATAGGGAAAAAGTTTATAAAGATTTTTGGGGATGTATTAGTGAGTTACAAGAACAATTTGAAATTTGGATTGGTTAG
- the wecB gene encoding non-hydrolyzing UDP-N-acetylglucosamine 2-epimerase, with translation MNKVKVLSIFGTRPEAIKMAPLVKELEKEPLIDSYVCVTAQHREMLDQVLEIFDIEPDFDLDIMQDRQTITTITTRALEGLANIMESVKPDIVLVHGDTSTTFVGALAAFYNKIPVGHVEAGLRTYDKYSPYPEEMNRVLTGNIAELHFAPTITNKENLIKENITKGIYITGNTVIDAIKHTVDSDYVFKNDVLKDIDFDNGKYILLTAHRRENLGEPLENICRAVKRIVEDNEDVKIIYPVHLNPAVRDTVYFILGDMDRVKLIEPIDVQDMHNLMDRCFMIMTDSGGLQEEAPSLGKPVLVLRTETERPEAVSAGTVKLVGVDEEDIYNAASLLLTDSTEYEKMAKAVNPYGDGNASKRIVQAILHNFRLGDRPEEFRNS, from the coding sequence GTGAACAAAGTAAAAGTTTTAAGTATATTTGGGACAAGGCCTGAGGCTATAAAGATGGCTCCATTGGTTAAGGAATTGGAAAAAGAACCTTTGATAGATAGTTATGTTTGTGTTACTGCTCAACATAGAGAAATGTTAGATCAAGTATTAGAAATATTTGATATAGAGCCTGATTTTGATCTTGATATTATGCAAGATAGACAAACTATAACTACTATTACCACTAGAGCTTTAGAGGGATTAGCTAATATAATGGAAAGTGTTAAGCCTGATATTGTATTGGTACATGGTGATACTTCAACTACTTTTGTAGGAGCATTAGCTGCTTTTTATAATAAGATACCTGTAGGACATGTTGAGGCAGGACTTCGTACATATGATAAGTATTCACCTTATCCAGAAGAAATGAATAGAGTTCTTACTGGAAATATTGCAGAATTACATTTTGCTCCTACTATAACTAATAAGGAAAATCTTATTAAAGAAAATATTACTAAAGGTATTTATATCACTGGTAATACTGTAATAGATGCTATAAAGCATACGGTTGATAGTGATTATGTTTTTAAAAATGATGTATTGAAGGATATTGATTTTGATAATGGAAAGTATATCTTATTAACTGCTCATAGAAGGGAAAACCTTGGTGAACCATTAGAAAATATTTGTAGAGCTGTAAAAAGAATTGTAGAAGATAATGAAGATGTTAAGATTATTTATCCTGTACATTTGAATCCTGCTGTGAGAGATACTGTTTATTTTATTTTAGGAGATATGGATAGGGTAAAACTAATTGAACCTATTGATGTTCAAGATATGCACAATCTAATGGATAGATGTTTTATGATTATGACTGATTCAGGTGGACTTCAGGAAGAGGCACCTTCATTAGGTAAACCTGTTCTAGTACTTCGTACTGAAACAGAAAGACCAGAGGCAGTATCAGCAGGAACTGTAAAATTAGTTGGAGTAGATGAAGAAGATATATATAATGCTGCTAGCTTATTATTAACAGATTCTACTGAATATGAAAAAATGGCTAAAGCAGTAAACCCTTATGGAGATGGCAATGCATCTAAAAGGATAGTACAAGCTATATTGCATAACTTTAGATTGGGGGATAGGCCAGAGGAGTTTAGGAATAGTTAA